From the Archangium lipolyticum genome, the window CAGGTAGACGGCGATGGAGTGGTCCACCGGCACCGCGCTCGTCTGCGTGCTGGCCATGAAGGCGCCCCGGAAGTCCCAGGCATCGCCGTGCACCATGAAGACGGCCTCGGAGCCCTTCTTCGGCGACCACACCCTCCGCTCCCGCACCACGCGGTGCAGGGTGATGGTGTCATACACCGTGGGGCCCACCCGCACGTCGACGCTGTAGTGGTAGATGTCGTCCACCACCCGCTCGCGAGAGAAGCCTCCCACGAGCCGGGCACCCTCCGTCCCCTTCAGGCAATCGGAGCAGTCGAAATCCCGGAGCATCGACTGCTCCTGGGCCAGCTCCTCGGCCTGCGCGGGCAGGGCCTCGGAGACGGACGGCTCGGCACCGCAACCCAGCCAGAGCAGGGCGAACGGGACGATGTGGCGGAGATTGAATCGCATTGGGTTCCTCGAAAAGGTTTGCTGCCAGCAGGGTGAAGCAACGTTTCTGCCGCCCCCCCCTGGTACGACTTGCGCGAGCTCGAAGCAGGAATCGCACCAACCCGCCAAGCGCTTGAAAGGACTGGAATGCCCCCGTGGGCATGCCGTCAGCGCTGAAACATGTCGCTGTTACTGAACAAAGGAAAGCCTGATTTTCAGAGGCAGCGGATGTTCCGCGTCGAAATTGAAATCCACGCTTCAAGAATGAATCAGAAAACATGCAATCGCCGTGAAGTACGACAGCCGCGCCATCAACGAACGAACCGCTCGCGCGTTACACCCCTCCCCGGAGGACACGTCCGGGAGTGAGCGGCGGACACACACACGCCTTGTTGCCACCCCGCGGCGGGCCCACACTCCGCGCCCCGGGAGGAAACCATGGCCTTCGCCACCATCGACCCCACGACCGGCAAGACGCTGCGCACCTTCGCGGCCCACTCACAGGAGGAGGTGGAGGCGCGGCTGCGGCGGGCCGGGGAGACGTTCCACACGTACCGCCACACCTCGTTCGCCGAGCGCGCCGGGTGGATGCGCCGGGCCGGGCAGCTGCTGGAGGACGAGGCGGAGCGCTACGGGCGGATGATGACGGAGGAGATGGGCAAGCCGCTGGAGGCCGCGCGCGCCGAGGCCCGCAAGTGCGCCACCGCCTGTCACTATTATGCGGAGCACGCCGAGCGCTTCCTCGTCGACGAGCCGGTGGACACCCCGCCGGACAGGAGCTTCGTGCGCTACCAGCCGCTCGGGCCGGTGCTGGCCATCATGCCGTGGAACTTCCCCTTCTGGCAGGTGGTGCGCTTCGCCGCCCCGGCCCTCATGGCCGGCAACGTGGGCCTGCTCAAGCACGCGCACAACGTGCCCCAGTGCGCGCTCGCGCTGGAGGAGCTCTTCGTGCGCGCGGGCTTCCCCCAGGGCGTCTTCCAGACGCTGCTGGTGGACGTGGCCGGGGTGCGCAAGCTCATCGAGGATCCACGGATTCGCGCGGTGACGATTACGGGCAGCGAGGGCGCCGGCCGCGACGTGGGCCAGCGCGCGGGCCAGCAGCTCAAGAAGGTGGTGCTGGAGCTGGGTGGGAGCGACCCGTTCGTGGTGCTGCCGAGCGCGGACCTGGAGCTGGCGGTGGAGACGGCGGTGAAGGCCCGCCTCATCAACAACGGCCAGTCCTGCATCGCCGCCAAGCGCTTCATCGTCACCGAGCCCGTCTATGACGAGTTCGAGCGCCGCTTCGTCGAGCGGATG encodes:
- a CDS encoding NAD-dependent succinate-semialdehyde dehydrogenase, with amino-acid sequence MAFATIDPTTGKTLRTFAAHSQEEVEARLRRAGETFHTYRHTSFAERAGWMRRAGQLLEDEAERYGRMMTEEMGKPLEAARAEARKCATACHYYAEHAERFLVDEPVDTPPDRSFVRYQPLGPVLAIMPWNFPFWQVVRFAAPALMAGNVGLLKHAHNVPQCALALEELFVRAGFPQGVFQTLLVDVAGVRKLIEDPRIRAVTITGSEGAGRDVGQRAGQQLKKVVLELGGSDPFVVLPSADLELAVETAVKARLINNGQSCIAAKRFIVTEPVYDEFERRFVERMRRAVVGDPTDAKTEVGPLATASIRDGLHDQVERSMASGAKLLLGGLKPPGPGFWYPPTVLANPPPGTPAYGEEMFGPVAVLFRAKDAKDALRLANDSPYGLGSSVWTRDEAEQRLFIDGLEAGSVFINGMVASDTRLPFGGVKASGHGRELARHGLLEFLNIKTVRVAHPSSLPDRTQAQANE